The Tepidibacter aestuarii genome contains a region encoding:
- a CDS encoding bifunctional folylpolyglutamate synthase/dihydrofolate synthase, with protein sequence MDYNEALEYIHGTYKFGRVLGLDNITELLSLLGNPQDDLNIIHVAGTNGKGSTCSFINSMLISGGYKVGLYTSPYLESFTERIRVNSENIQESELARVTEIVKTKVDNMVESGFNHPTEFEIVTAIAFYYYKEQNVDFVVLEVGMGGRFDATNVVKKPLINVITPISIDHTDYLGDTLAKIAYEKGGIIKDDCEVVMYPQNKESEVVIQNIVKEKNCILTMANIEDKEITKMDVFGQVFNCKVKDRMYDNLEIQLMGRHQVNNAIVALNVISILKDKYDFEISDENIYDGLKNTKWAGRIEVLRKDPLFIIDGAHNEDGANSLCNTIDGYMGDKDITLVLGMLKDKDVKTVCEILIPRCKDIITTKPNNPRAMKSSELKEIINSVGKECASCDDIEEAVKLAIKKTDKNSVIICAGSLYMIGDIRSVIKKGDF encoded by the coding sequence ATGGATTATAACGAAGCACTAGAATACATACATGGTACTTATAAGTTTGGAAGGGTATTAGGTCTTGATAATATAACTGAACTTTTAAGTTTGCTTGGTAATCCTCAAGATGATTTGAATATAATTCATGTCGCAGGAACTAATGGGAAAGGATCTACTTGTTCGTTTATAAATTCTATGCTTATAAGTGGTGGCTATAAGGTTGGTTTATATACTTCACCTTATTTAGAATCTTTCACTGAGAGGATAAGAGTTAATTCTGAAAATATACAAGAAAGTGAGCTTGCAAGAGTCACTGAAATAGTGAAAACTAAGGTTGATAATATGGTTGAAAGTGGATTCAATCATCCTACTGAATTCGAGATAGTAACTGCTATAGCTTTTTATTATTATAAAGAGCAAAATGTAGATTTTGTTGTTCTAGAGGTTGGAATGGGAGGCAGATTTGATGCTACAAATGTTGTGAAAAAACCTCTCATAAATGTCATAACTCCTATAAGTATAGATCATACTGACTATTTAGGTGATACTTTAGCAAAAATCGCTTATGAAAAGGGTGGAATAATAAAAGATGATTGCGAAGTTGTTATGTATCCTCAAAATAAAGAATCTGAAGTTGTTATACAGAATATAGTTAAAGAAAAAAATTGTATACTTACTATGGCGAATATAGAAGATAAAGAGATAACTAAAATGGACGTTTTTGGACAAGTTTTCAATTGTAAGGTTAAAGATAGAATGTATGATAACTTAGAAATACAGTTGATGGGGAGACATCAGGTTAATAATGCTATAGTAGCTCTTAATGTTATTAGTATATTAAAAGATAAATACGATTTTGAAATAAGTGATGAAAATATATATGATGGTCTTAAAAATACTAAGTGGGCTGGTAGAATTGAAGTTTTAAGAAAAGATCCTTTATTTATAATAGATGGGGCGCACAATGAAGATGGAGCTAATTCTTTATGTAACACAATAGATGGGTATATGGGTGATAAAGACATAACTTTGGTATTGGGTATGCTTAAAGACAAGGATGTAAAAACTGTTTGTGAGATATTAATACCTAGATGTAAAGATATAATTACAACAAAGCCTAATAACCCTAGAGCGATGAAATCAAGTGAGTTAAAAGAAATAATAAATAGTGTGGGTAAAGAGTGTGCAAGTTGTGATGATATAGAAGAAGCTGTGAAATTAGCTATTAAAAAAACTGATAAGAATTCAGTTATAATATGCGCGGGATCATTATATATGATAGGAGATATTAGAAGTGTAATAAAAAAAGGTGATTTTTAA
- a CDS encoding valine--tRNA ligase: MEIKNLPKNYDPKEFEERLYSQWLEKGYFKGEVDESKESYSIMLPPPNITGQLHMGHALDHTLQDILVRWKRMDGYATLWQPGTDHASIATEVKVVEKIKKDEGKSKYELGREGFLERAWEWRNIYGRRIVEQMQKLGDSCDWEKERFTMDEGCNKAVTEFFVRLYNDGHIYRGNRIINWCPDCKTSLSDAEVEHEEHGGHFYHVKYQVKDSDKFLEIATTRPETILGDTAVAVNPDDERYKDLIGKSLILPLVGREIPIIADDYVEMEFGTGAVKITPAHDPNDFEIGERHNLEKIIVMNEDGTMNSKADKYEGMDRYECRKVLVEDLDKEGYLVHIKDHTHNVGHCYRCNTIIEPMVSKQWFVKMDELAGPAIDAVKSGQIKLVPERFNKIYYHWLENIRDWCISRQLWWGHRIPAYYCQDCEEAIVSKEAPDKCPKCNSTNLKQDEDVLDTWFSSALWPFSTLGWPNKTKELDFFYKTDVLVTGYDIIFFWVIRMVFSGLYCMDEIPFKHVLIHGLVRDSEGRKMSKSLGNGIDPLEVIKEYGADALRFTLATGNTPGNDMRFYMERVESARNFANKLWNASRFVFMNLSEDLIEGLNREDVQGDLTLADKWVISRVNELSKDVTENMEKFELGMAIQKVYDFTWSEYCDWYIEMVKPRLYGDDLAAKKSALYTLTYVLENVLKLLHPYMPFITEEIYQYLPTVDGSIVLASWPKYKEEDSMKEEEEKMSLIMEAIRNVRNIRAEMNVIPSKKAKLMIVASEEKIATIEEGKEYFKTLASASEVEILKDKVGIPEDAMSTVIEGAQIYIPLDELVDFEKEIERLQKEKSKIEGELKRVSGKLSNQGFLAKAPESLVEEEKAKKDKYEEMMKTVVERLENLQGKLK, translated from the coding sequence ATGGAAATCAAAAATTTACCTAAAAATTATGACCCTAAAGAGTTTGAAGAAAGACTTTACAGTCAGTGGTTAGAAAAAGGATATTTCAAAGGAGAAGTTGATGAGTCTAAAGAATCTTATTCTATAATGCTACCTCCACCTAATATAACAGGACAACTACATATGGGGCATGCACTTGATCATACTCTTCAAGATATACTTGTTAGATGGAAGAGAATGGATGGATATGCTACCTTATGGCAACCTGGAACTGACCATGCAAGTATTGCAACGGAGGTTAAGGTTGTTGAAAAGATAAAAAAAGATGAAGGTAAGAGTAAGTATGAGCTAGGAAGAGAAGGGTTCTTAGAAAGAGCTTGGGAATGGAGAAATATATACGGAAGAAGAATAGTTGAGCAAATGCAAAAGCTTGGAGATTCTTGCGATTGGGAAAAAGAAAGATTTACTATGGATGAGGGATGTAACAAAGCTGTTACAGAATTTTTCGTAAGATTATATAATGATGGACATATATATAGAGGAAATAGAATAATAAACTGGTGTCCTGATTGTAAAACATCTTTATCAGACGCAGAAGTTGAGCATGAAGAGCATGGAGGACATTTCTATCATGTTAAATACCAAGTTAAAGATTCTGATAAGTTCTTAGAAATAGCAACTACAAGACCAGAAACTATACTTGGAGATACTGCTGTTGCTGTTAATCCAGATGATGAGAGATACAAGGATTTAATAGGAAAAAGTCTGATATTACCTCTAGTGGGAAGAGAAATTCCTATAATTGCAGATGATTATGTTGAAATGGAATTTGGGACGGGAGCTGTTAAGATAACTCCAGCACATGATCCTAATGACTTTGAAATTGGAGAAAGACATAATCTTGAAAAAATAATAGTTATGAATGAAGATGGAACTATGAACTCTAAAGCTGATAAATATGAAGGTATGGACAGATATGAGTGTAGAAAAGTTCTTGTTGAAGATTTAGACAAAGAAGGTTATTTAGTTCACATAAAAGATCATACTCATAATGTAGGACATTGTTATAGATGTAATACAATAATTGAGCCTATGGTATCAAAGCAATGGTTTGTTAAGATGGACGAGCTTGCAGGACCTGCAATAGATGCTGTTAAGAGTGGGCAGATAAAACTTGTTCCAGAAAGATTCAATAAAATTTATTATCACTGGTTAGAGAATATAAGAGATTGGTGTATATCAAGACAATTATGGTGGGGACACAGAATACCAGCTTATTATTGTCAAGATTGTGAAGAGGCTATTGTTTCAAAAGAAGCACCTGATAAGTGTCCTAAATGTAATTCTACTAACTTAAAACAAGATGAAGATGTACTAGATACTTGGTTCTCATCAGCTTTATGGCCTTTCTCTACACTTGGATGGCCTAACAAGACTAAGGAACTGGATTTCTTCTATAAGACAGATGTACTAGTTACAGGATATGATATTATATTCTTCTGGGTTATAAGAATGGTGTTCTCAGGACTTTATTGTATGGATGAAATTCCATTTAAGCATGTTTTAATACATGGACTTGTTAGAGATTCAGAAGGAAGAAAGATGAGTAAATCTTTAGGAAATGGAATAGATCCTCTTGAAGTAATAAAGGAGTATGGTGCTGATGCATTAAGATTTACTCTTGCTACTGGAAATACTCCTGGAAACGATATGAGATTCTATATGGAGAGAGTAGAATCTGCTAGAAACTTTGCTAATAAGCTTTGGAATGCATCAAGATTTGTATTTATGAACTTAAGTGAAGATTTAATTGAAGGTTTAAATAGAGAAGATGTTCAAGGTGACTTAACTCTTGCAGATAAATGGGTTATATCGAGAGTTAATGAATTATCTAAAGATGTAACTGAGAATATGGAAAAATTCGAGCTTGGAATGGCTATTCAAAAGGTTTATGATTTTACATGGTCAGAGTACTGTGACTGGTATATAGAAATGGTTAAACCTAGACTTTATGGAGATGATTTAGCTGCTAAAAAATCTGCTTTATATACTTTAACGTATGTACTTGAAAATGTATTAAAGCTTCTTCATCCATATATGCCATTTATAACTGAAGAAATATATCAATATTTACCAACTGTAGATGGAAGTATTGTTCTAGCTTCTTGGCCTAAATACAAGGAAGAAGATAGTATGAAGGAAGAAGAAGAAAAAATGAGCTTAATAATGGAAGCAATAAGAAATGTAAGAAATATAAGAGCTGAAATGAATGTTATTCCTTCTAAAAAAGCTAAACTTATGATAGTTGCATCTGAAGAAAAAATAGCTACTATTGAGGAAGGAAAAGAATACTTTAAGACTTTAGCATCTGCATCTGAAGTTGAAATATTAAAGGATAAGGTTGGAATCCCTGAAGATGCAATGTCAACAGTGATAGAAGGAGCTCAAATTTATATACCTCTTGATGAATTAGTTGATTTTGAAAAAGAAATAGAAAGACTTCAAAAAGAAAAATCAAAAATTGAAGGAGAATTAAAAAGAGTATCTGGTAAATTATCTAATCAAGGGTTCTTAGCTAAAGCACCAGAATCTTTAGTAGAAGAAGAAAAAGCTAAGAAAGATAAATATGAAGAAATGATGAAAACTGTAGTTGAAAGATTAGAAAACTTGCAGGGTAAATTAAAATAG
- a CDS encoding LysM peptidoglycan-binding domain-containing protein produces the protein MLYYVRRGDTLQRIANRFNVSQQSIIKANVICDPNYITVNTPLIIPEPGVELPKSQGQPPYYIVQFRDTFLCLSKEFNTTVNNLTYMNKINPNMIPTGYEILIGDYLQSPDELSKLWEDTGNSKCDELSPDQVYDIYYNGSFAWEALGRQSIPYLIELLNNPCDIVKYYSIVSLGRIGSNNKTVIDELIKLINYENELVSNAAKWALLRIDIANKYSKRMHVTTSENRIYNEPNLKSNSSTIPAGSQFMSLNWSIPSPTDEKNVFGETLLYDRVRFFTTGQDGYLPRLGFNEINAI, from the coding sequence ATGCTTTATTATGTAAGAAGAGGCGATACACTTCAAAGAATAGCAAATAGATTTAATGTATCTCAACAATCTATAATTAAGGCTAATGTAATTTGTGACCCAAATTACATAACAGTTAATACCCCGCTCATAATCCCTGAGCCAGGTGTAGAACTTCCAAAATCACAAGGTCAACCACCTTATTATATAGTTCAATTTAGAGATACTTTTCTGTGTTTATCAAAAGAATTTAACACTACAGTTAATAACCTAACTTATATGAATAAAATAAATCCAAACATGATACCTACAGGCTATGAAATACTTATAGGAGATTATCTTCAAAGCCCAGATGAATTGAGTAAATTATGGGAAGATACAGGAAATAGTAAATGTGATGAATTATCACCAGATCAAGTTTATGATATATATTATAACGGTTCTTTTGCATGGGAAGCTTTAGGAAGACAGTCTATACCTTACTTAATTGAACTTTTAAATAACCCTTGTGATATAGTTAAATACTATTCAATAGTAAGCCTTGGTAGAATAGGTTCTAATAACAAAACTGTAATAGATGAGCTTATAAAATTAATAAATTATGAAAACGAGTTAGTATCAAATGCAGCTAAGTGGGCATTACTTAGAATAGATATTGCAAATAAATATTCAAAAAGAATGCATGTTACAACATCAGAGAACAGAATATACAATGAACCAAATTTAAAATCAAATTCATCTACAATTCCCGCTGGAAGCCAGTTCATGTCTTTGAATTGGTCAATTCCAAGCCCTACAGATGAAAAAAATGTATTTGGAGAAACACTCTTATACGATAGAGTTAGATTCTTTACTACAGGTCAAGATGGTTATTTGCCTAGACTTGGATTTAATGAAATTAATGCGATATAA
- a CDS encoding FMN-binding protein: protein MKKLAGVVVLGLGMIFFTGCAKESNIENTYKNGVYEANGDKWEYGSEQAIVTIEDDKIKNIDLKRLDASGEEVDYDMWTGQEVEGKVFPNLKEYRISMKDEMIEKQTYDVDSIAGATVTTDNWKIAVQRALEEAKN, encoded by the coding sequence ATGAAAAAGTTAGCAGGTGTTGTAGTTCTGGGATTGGGGATGATCTTTTTTACTGGATGTGCTAAAGAATCAAATATAGAGAATACATACAAAAACGGTGTTTATGAAGCAAATGGAGATAAATGGGAATATGGAAGTGAACAGGCCATTGTAACTATTGAGGATGATAAAATAAAAAATATAGACTTAAAAAGATTAGATGCAAGTGGTGAAGAAGTCGACTATGATATGTGGACAGGTCAAGAAGTAGAAGGAAAGGTATTTCCAAATTTAAAAGAATATAGAATTAGCATGAAGGATGAAATGATTGAAAAACAAACGTATGATGTTGATTCTATAGCAGGAGCCACAGTTACTACTGATAATTGGAAAATTGCGGTTCAAAGAGCTTTAGAAGAGGCTAAAAATTAA
- a CDS encoding FUSC family protein — protein MKLGMRNIKTAIAVSLSVAISRFLNMEYPFYAAIAAIISMQTTVGESFKVGRNRMLGTIVGATLGVIFYIISPENIISIGIGIAIVIYICNLLGWNKSISIAGIVFCVIMTNLDGRDPIFYGLNRIFDTFIGIIIAVLVNYFIKPINDYRNIEDELIKIKGNLNKLLEDKVVKDINIDLKELEVNITKCEKNIDGININSNNEDTIKEFKSVLRNYENACMHIKIIKNMDQNYNLNNVNYIQIMNMYGKFDRIKYIKNREKDTVYNYHLRETIKNIDGYDTDVIYFNGGIEINN, from the coding sequence ATGAAACTTGGAATGAGAAACATAAAAACTGCAATAGCAGTATCTTTATCAGTTGCCATTTCTCGTTTTTTAAATATGGAGTATCCTTTTTATGCAGCAATAGCAGCTATTATATCAATGCAAACAACTGTAGGAGAATCGTTTAAAGTAGGTAGAAATAGAATGCTGGGAACTATTGTTGGAGCTACACTGGGAGTTATATTTTATATTATAAGCCCTGAAAATATAATAAGTATAGGAATTGGAATAGCGATTGTTATATATATATGCAATCTTCTTGGATGGAACAAATCAATAAGTATAGCTGGTATTGTATTTTGTGTAATTATGACTAATTTGGATGGAAGGGATCCTATTTTTTATGGATTAAATAGGATATTTGATACATTTATAGGAATTATAATAGCTGTTTTAGTTAATTACTTTATAAAACCTATAAATGACTATAGAAATATAGAGGACGAGCTTATTAAAATTAAGGGTAACTTAAATAAGTTGCTAGAAGATAAGGTAGTTAAGGATATAAATATAGATTTAAAAGAGCTGGAGGTTAATATAACTAAATGTGAAAAAAATATAGATGGTATTAATATAAACTCTAACAATGAAGATACTATTAAGGAATTTAAATCTGTATTAAGAAATTATGAGAATGCTTGTATGCATATTAAAATTATAAAAAATATGGATCAAAATTATAACTTAAATAATGTAAATTATATACAGATTATGAATATGTATGGTAAATTTGATAGAATTAAGTATATAAAAAATAGAGAAAAAGACACTGTATATAATTATCATTTGAGAGAAACAATCAAAAACATTGACGGATACGATACAGATGTAATATATTTTAATGGTGGGATTGAAATAAATAATTAA
- a CDS encoding ABC transporter substrate-binding protein yields the protein MNIRKNLALVLSSLMILMLVTVGCSNNNLTKITLAEVTHSTFYAPQYVALTEGFFEEEGLDVSIINTKGADKTMAALLSNEADIGLMGPEASIYVYNQGKEDYAINFAQLTQRDGSFLIGREKDDNFTFDKLKGKSILGGRKGGVPEMTLEYVLKKNKLDLEKDVNVRTDIQFGVMAGAFTSGTGDYVTLFEPVASSLEKEGKGYIVASIGKESGYLPYTCYSAKKSYMEKNPDIIQKFTNAIYKSQQWVKTHSSEEIARSISSEFPDTDIEDLTVVVERYKSQDTWSETTILKEDSLNHLMDIIDLAGELDKRAPYDKIVTTDFSQNAIDNLDK from the coding sequence ATGAATATACGTAAAAATTTAGCACTAGTATTATCCTCGCTAATGATATTAATGCTAGTTACTGTAGGTTGTTCAAATAATAATTTAACCAAAATAACACTTGCTGAAGTTACTCATTCAACGTTTTATGCTCCTCAGTATGTAGCTCTTACAGAAGGATTTTTTGAAGAAGAAGGTCTGGATGTTTCTATAATAAACACAAAAGGCGCTGATAAAACTATGGCCGCTCTTCTTTCAAACGAAGCTGATATAGGTCTTATGGGTCCGGAGGCTTCTATTTATGTCTACAACCAAGGGAAAGAAGATTACGCAATAAACTTCGCTCAACTAACTCAAAGAGATGGTAGTTTTTTAATTGGTAGAGAAAAAGATGACAACTTTACGTTTGATAAATTAAAAGGAAAAAGCATATTAGGCGGAAGAAAAGGCGGAGTCCCAGAAATGACACTTGAATACGTTCTAAAAAAGAATAAATTAGACTTAGAAAAAGATGTTAATGTAAGAACAGATATACAATTTGGTGTAATGGCCGGAGCATTTACAAGCGGAACAGGAGATTACGTAACATTGTTTGAACCAGTAGCTTCTTCTTTAGAAAAAGAAGGTAAAGGATATATAGTAGCATCTATAGGTAAAGAATCTGGTTATCTTCCATATACATGCTATAGTGCAAAAAAATCTTATATGGAAAAGAATCCAGACATAATACAAAAATTCACAAATGCTATATATAAGAGTCAACAATGGGTAAAAACTCACTCTTCAGAGGAAATAGCTCGTTCTATATCATCTGAGTTTCCAGATACTGATATAGAAGATTTAACTGTAGTTGTTGAAAGATATAAATCCCAAGACACTTGGTCAGAAACCACTATTTTAAAAGAAGATAGTTTAAATCACTTAATGGATATAATAGATTTAGCTGGTGAACTTGATAAAAGAGCTCCGTACGATAAGATAGTAACTACTGACTTTTCTCAAAATGCTATAGATAATTTAGATAAATAA
- a CDS encoding SulP family inorganic anion transporter yields MLVPKLFTCFKSYNKEQFMKDLISGLIVAIIALPLSIALAIASGVSPEKGLYTAIIAGFLISLLGGSKVQIGGPTGAFVVIVYGIIQKHGIEGLTIATFMAGFFLILMGIFKCGNMIKYIPYPITTGFTSGIAVTIFSTQIKDFLGLNIDVPSEFMHKWIVYFQNLSSFNIQSLLIGVLSILLIVGLPKINKKVPPTLIAIIASTFVTMYFNLNIDTIGSKFSNISSTLPSIHIPTFDINMIITLIPSAITIAILAGIESLLSAVVADGMIGGNHRSNMELVAQGIANIGSALFGGIPATGAIARTAANIKNGGRTPISGIVHSITLILFMIILMPYIKLIPMASLSAVLIVVSYNMGEWDAFKRIHKFPKSDSLVFLTVFLLTVFFDLVIAICVGIVLSSFLFMKRMADVTDIKPVSYTYEQVDDSEFEYKVQIPKDIYIYEINGAFFFGATDKFIKTMKNMNNLPKVLILKMSNVYAMDATAYNALESTQDLCDENGIKLLILDIQYQPLKVLKKCGFISNTNQDILFKDFDSVFNEALNIVNGFYDKQKDIPQIPKPHTA; encoded by the coding sequence ATGTTAGTTCCAAAACTATTTACTTGTTTCAAATCATACAACAAGGAACAATTCATGAAAGATCTTATATCAGGATTAATAGTAGCAATTATAGCTCTACCGCTTTCAATAGCTTTAGCTATTGCATCTGGCGTATCACCAGAAAAAGGTCTTTATACTGCAATTATAGCAGGGTTTTTAATTTCTTTACTGGGAGGAAGTAAAGTTCAAATCGGAGGTCCAACAGGAGCTTTCGTTGTAATCGTATACGGTATTATACAAAAGCATGGAATAGAAGGACTAACTATTGCTACGTTTATGGCAGGGTTCTTTCTTATTCTAATGGGTATTTTTAAGTGTGGTAATATGATAAAGTACATACCTTATCCTATAACAACAGGCTTTACAAGCGGTATAGCTGTAACTATTTTTTCAACACAGATAAAGGATTTTTTAGGTCTTAATATCGATGTTCCATCAGAGTTTATGCATAAATGGATAGTATATTTCCAAAATTTAAGTTCTTTTAATATCCAAAGCTTGTTAATAGGCGTATTGTCTATTCTCTTGATAGTAGGCTTGCCTAAAATAAATAAAAAAGTTCCACCTACACTTATAGCTATAATAGCTTCTACATTTGTGACAATGTATTTTAATTTGAATATAGATACAATAGGAAGTAAGTTTAGTAATATATCTTCTACTCTTCCTAGTATTCATATTCCAACATTTGATATAAATATGATAATAACTCTTATTCCATCAGCTATAACAATAGCTATACTTGCAGGCATAGAATCTTTATTATCAGCAGTAGTAGCAGATGGAATGATTGGAGGAAATCATCGTTCTAATATGGAGTTAGTAGCACAAGGAATAGCTAATATAGGTTCTGCATTATTCGGTGGAATTCCAGCAACAGGTGCCATTGCAAGAACTGCAGCTAATATAAAAAATGGCGGTAGAACACCAATATCAGGTATAGTTCATTCAATTACTTTAATATTATTCATGATAATTTTAATGCCTTATATAAAGCTAATTCCAATGGCATCACTTTCAGCTGTTCTAATAGTTGTTTCGTATAACATGGGAGAATGGGATGCTTTCAAAAGAATACATAAGTTTCCAAAGAGTGATTCTTTAGTGTTTTTAACAGTATTTTTATTAACTGTATTTTTCGATCTTGTAATAGCTATATGTGTTGGAATTGTACTTTCTTCTTTCTTATTTATGAAGAGAATGGCAGATGTTACGGATATCAAACCAGTATCTTATACTTATGAACAAGTAGATGACAGTGAATTCGAATATAAGGTTCAAATTCCTAAAGATATTTACATATATGAGATCAATGGAGCATTCTTCTTCGGTGCTACAGATAAGTTTATAAAAACTATGAAAAATATGAATAATCTTCCTAAGGTATTAATATTAAAAATGAGTAACGTATACGCAATGGATGCCACTGCATACAATGCTCTAGAATCAACTCAAGATTTATGTGATGAAAACGGAATAAAACTTTTAATACTAGATATTCAGTATCAACCACTTAAAGTATTAAAAAAATGCGGATTTATATCTAATACAAATCAGGATATTCTATTTAAAGACTTTGATAGTGTATTTAATGAAGCTTTAAATATAGTAAATGGTTTTTACGATAAACAAAAGGATATACCTCAAATACCAAAACCACATACAGCATAG
- the gdhA gene encoding NADP-specific glutamate dehydrogenase — protein sequence MSVMESILEQVKKRNPGEVEFHQAVEEVLHSLEPVIEKHPEFVEAGLLERFVEPERQIMFRVPWLDDNGKTQVNRGFRVQFNSAIGPYKGGLRFHPSVYLGIIKFLGFEQILKNSLTGLPIGGGKGGSDFNPKGKSDNEIMRFCQSFMTELYRHIGHDLDVPAGDIGVGGREIGYLFGQYKRVKNAYEGGVLTGKGLTYGGSLARTQATGFGLVYFTQEMLKEHGQSFEGKTVVISGSGNVAIYACEKAQSLGAKVVGMCDSTGYVYDKDGIKLDTVKRIKEVERKRISEYVKDHPEAEYHDGQKGIWTIKCDVALPCATQNDIDVKEAQQLIDNGVIAMGEGANMPCTNEAVNLFLDKKVLVAPAKAANAGGVATSALEMSQNSMRLHWTFEEVDSKLHGIMVNIFKASKDAAKEYGMEGNYVAGANIAGFLKVADAMMAQGIV from the coding sequence ATGTCAGTTATGGAAAGTATTTTAGAACAAGTTAAAAAAAGAAATCCTGGTGAAGTAGAATTCCACCAAGCAGTAGAAGAAGTTTTACATTCTTTAGAGCCTGTTATAGAAAAACACCCTGAGTTTGTAGAAGCTGGTCTTTTAGAAAGATTCGTAGAACCAGAAAGACAAATTATGTTTAGAGTACCTTGGTTAGATGATAATGGAAAGACTCAAGTTAACAGAGGTTTCAGAGTACAATTTAACAGTGCGATAGGACCTTACAAGGGGGGATTAAGATTCCATCCATCTGTTTACCTTGGAATTATAAAGTTCTTAGGATTTGAACAAATACTTAAAAACTCATTAACTGGACTTCCGATAGGAGGAGGAAAAGGTGGATCAGATTTCAATCCTAAGGGAAAATCTGATAATGAAATAATGAGATTCTGTCAAAGCTTTATGACTGAGTTATACAGACATATAGGACATGATTTAGATGTTCCAGCTGGAGATATAGGTGTTGGAGGAAGAGAAATAGGATACTTATTTGGACAATATAAGAGAGTAAAGAATGCTTATGAAGGTGGAGTTCTTACTGGTAAAGGACTTACATATGGTGGATCGCTTGCAAGAACACAAGCTACAGGATTTGGTCTTGTTTACTTTACACAAGAAATGTTAAAAGAGCATGGACAAAGCTTTGAAGGTAAAACAGTAGTAATTTCTGGTTCTGGAAATGTTGCTATATACGCTTGTGAAAAGGCTCAATCTTTAGGAGCTAAAGTAGTTGGTATGTGTGACTCTACAGGATATGTATATGATAAAGATGGAATAAAACTTGATACAGTTAAGAGAATAAAAGAAGTTGAAAGAAAGAGAATTAGTGAGTATGTAAAGGATCATCCAGAAGCTGAATATCATGATGGACAAAAAGGTATTTGGACTATTAAATGTGATGTAGCTCTTCCTTGTGCAACTCAGAATGATATAGATGTTAAAGAAGCTCAGCAATTAATTGATAATGGAGTAATAGCTATGGGAGAAGGAGCTAATATGCCTTGTACAAATGAAGCTGTTAACCTATTCTTAGATAAGAAAGTATTAGTTGCTCCAGCTAAGGCTGCTAACGCTGGTGGAGTTGCAACTTCGGCTCTTGAAATGTCTCAAAATAGTATGAGACTTCACTGGACATTTGAAGAAGTTGATAGTAAGCTTCACGGTATAATGGTAAACATATTCAAAGCATCTAAAGACGCTGCTAAAGAATATGGAATGGAAGGAAATTATGTGGCTGGAGCTAATATAGCTGGTTTCTTAAAAGTTGCTGATGCTATGATGGCTCAAGGTATAGTTTAA